The following coding sequences lie in one Thermosulfuriphilus ammonigenes genomic window:
- a CDS encoding FAD-dependent thymidylate synthase translates to MKIVDPSFEVIEEYFKRQDVLSQIERCGRICYKSEDRITQDSAVPFIQGIIRRGHESVLEMAAFVYEVAVDTESTMARFFERNPRFFNVDKLDRRRYLLSANARAYRDMFREGQDLKVMKALILDLHRRWPVLFEDLIPKHGLVPQEGIKIRLLAPEEIDELPIEYRIKHRYLLVRFVINRAVSHELVRHRVASYLQESQRYCRYGEDKFGGGVTFIRPIFYPENTPEYKIWKEACRKAEEAYLELLKTSSPQAARTVLPNSCKTEIVTFANLLEWLHILKLRTSRAADPSMRQIMLMLLEDLKQRFPEVFGSLVVED, encoded by the coding sequence ATGAAGATTGTAGATCCCTCCTTTGAGGTCATTGAGGAATACTTCAAAAGGCAGGACGTCCTTTCTCAGATAGAGCGTTGTGGCCGCATCTGCTACAAAAGCGAGGATCGAATTACCCAAGACTCGGCTGTGCCCTTTATTCAGGGGATTATCCGCCGGGGGCATGAATCCGTGCTGGAGATGGCGGCCTTTGTTTATGAAGTGGCCGTGGACACGGAGTCCACTATGGCCCGCTTTTTTGAACGCAACCCTCGTTTTTTCAACGTGGACAAGCTTGATCGCCGGCGCTACCTCTTATCAGCCAATGCCCGGGCCTATCGGGACATGTTCCGAGAGGGCCAAGACCTTAAGGTGATGAAGGCCCTTATCCTTGATCTTCATCGCCGCTGGCCGGTCCTCTTTGAAGACCTTATTCCCAAACACGGCCTTGTTCCTCAAGAAGGTATCAAGATTCGTCTCCTCGCCCCCGAAGAAATAGACGAACTTCCCATCGAATATCGCATCAAACACCGCTATCTTCTGGTGCGTTTTGTTATTAACCGAGCGGTAAGCCATGAGCTGGTACGACACCGAGTGGCATCTTATCTTCAGGAATCGCAGAGATATTGCCGCTACGGCGAGGATAAATTTGGCGGAGGAGTAACCTTCATCCGGCCTATCTTCTATCCTGAGAACACCCCGGAATATAAGATCTGGAAGGAAGCCTGCCGAAAGGCAGAAGAAGCCTATCTTGAGCTCCTTAAGACCTCCTCTCCTCAGGCGGCTCGGACCGTACTTCCCAACTCCTGCAAGACGGAGATCGTCACCTTTGCTAACCTCCTAGAATGGCTCCACATCCTTAAACTCCGGACTTCCAGGGCCGCAGACCCTTCCATGCGCCAGATAATGCTTATGCTCCTTGAGGATCTTAAGCAGAGGTTCCCGGAGGTCTTTGGCTCCCTGGTGGTGGAGGACTGA